A portion of the bacterium genome contains these proteins:
- a CDS encoding DUF3883 domain-containing protein has product MLTNSLPIGRPIHLHGHFDVPVTLEDARPLGAGYELLVRTPDGILDEVIVTADEIALILQTDQTDDSSVITAPSGTIQLLVESNRIRLAYAHDRQFAVSLSGIRTLPHQIEAVYQHMLPQPRLRFLLADDPGAGKTIQAGLLLKEMKLRQAVERVLILCPAPLCIQWQDEMLRWFSEPFDTIDSSVDKQQLINPWQRHSQVIASIDYAKQDEVRERIWQQRWDLLIIDEAHKCSARSAPGGIGRESRVTTTKRYELALKLTAQADHVLLLTATPHHGDDDQFGHFLRLIDPDLFPEPHRLKKQSTDIRKEIFRLGTECPWSLRRLKEDLRDMRGHRLFPDRHARTATFCLNAEEFALYKSVTRYINEYMPQQPGTRRSSAALARTVLQRRLASSTYAIHESLKRRLLKQEALLKELEELTPEQRQKRLGKLSGRQPDIEMDEDDLDDEARDQVIDDYIGVAELDQIREEIFELQRLVDQARNVRDRAIDSKLNELKKCLGEAEFADLKDGRGKLLLFTEHRDTLNYIRGHLEQWGYTTCEIHGGMNPHQRKFAQEQFRTQSQVCVATEAAGEGINLQFCHLMINYDMPWNPTRLEQRLGRIHRIGQERDVYAFNFVATESELGDPIIEGRILSRLLEKLEQMNDALGGRVFDVIGEVLSLNDVNLPEILREAAYDPRRLDEYIDQIDRIDPHRLKEYEESTGIALARSFVDFKDFQHKSLEVEERRLMPRYVESHFLKAAKEVGLRVEQRADGLFRIEHVLQDLRSERLRSVAKVGKADTQYKKVTFQKEVLEQDAHLDAVLVGPGHPLYAAVDEKLTEKLAPSVGMSGFFVDPFAATPYQLHFFEIAIKGKDIKGQDTILHGELVAVKEQADNFEIVPCDSLLDLLPHEHIPEAWQASSTQGASDFLKSGYQLECRARVQSEREKIVGVVREYLANSFKARIRRAQERYYDLLPQSRENPDYKLAADEALKRVGELERSRDERMSGLDRLAVARTGPVRHVATAVVLTADSDVDEQLSALADELDPDIRRKSELAAEDVVIAALIAEGFPEDRIQRVGHLKLGFDIRAHRIKDAETGEVDVRRIEVKGRVKGQPVRLTTNEWYKAQQLGDTYWLSVVWNPTSAKPEHVAIKNPGVVLDHAKREIMAARFYEISADAIRTAI; this is encoded by the coding sequence ATGCTGACAAACAGTCTTCCGATCGGTCGTCCAATTCATCTGCATGGTCACTTTGACGTTCCCGTAACTCTCGAAGATGCGCGACCGTTAGGTGCAGGGTACGAACTGCTTGTGCGAACGCCAGACGGAATCCTTGATGAAGTTATTGTCACAGCAGACGAGATTGCGCTAATTCTCCAGACTGACCAGACAGATGATTCTTCGGTCATAACCGCGCCTTCAGGGACAATCCAGTTGCTCGTGGAGTCGAATCGCATTCGTCTTGCTTATGCGCATGATAGACAGTTTGCAGTAAGCCTCTCCGGCATTCGAACGTTGCCGCATCAGATCGAGGCTGTTTACCAACACATGTTGCCTCAGCCAAGATTACGCTTCTTATTGGCAGATGACCCAGGTGCAGGCAAAACAATTCAAGCGGGTCTTTTGCTCAAGGAAATGAAGCTTCGTCAGGCAGTTGAACGTGTGCTCATTCTTTGCCCGGCGCCGCTATGCATCCAATGGCAAGACGAAATGCTTAGGTGGTTCAGCGAACCGTTTGACACCATTGATTCATCGGTAGACAAGCAACAGCTAATTAATCCTTGGCAACGACACTCCCAAGTTATAGCGTCAATCGACTATGCAAAGCAGGATGAAGTTCGCGAAAGAATTTGGCAACAAAGATGGGACCTTCTGATTATTGATGAAGCACACAAGTGCTCGGCTCGTTCAGCTCCCGGCGGCATTGGTCGTGAATCAAGAGTTACCACAACGAAACGGTATGAGCTAGCATTGAAGCTCACTGCCCAGGCAGATCACGTACTACTTCTCACCGCAACTCCGCATCATGGCGATGATGACCAGTTCGGACATTTCCTGCGCTTGATCGATCCCGATCTCTTCCCGGAACCGCATCGACTAAAAAAGCAGTCGACAGACATTCGCAAAGAAATATTTCGACTCGGAACAGAATGCCCGTGGTCGCTTCGCCGGTTGAAGGAAGATCTCCGCGACATGCGAGGTCATCGGCTATTCCCAGACCGTCATGCGCGCACTGCAACTTTCTGCTTAAACGCCGAAGAGTTTGCATTGTATAAATCTGTTACGCGCTATATTAACGAATACATGCCGCAGCAACCAGGCACACGTCGCTCATCAGCAGCACTTGCACGCACAGTGCTCCAGCGACGCTTGGCAAGCTCGACGTACGCGATTCATGAATCCCTGAAAAGACGACTACTTAAACAAGAAGCCCTGCTTAAAGAACTTGAAGAGTTAACTCCAGAGCAACGTCAGAAGCGTTTGGGTAAGTTGTCAGGTAGGCAACCAGATATTGAAATGGACGAGGACGACTTGGACGATGAAGCGCGTGACCAAGTCATCGACGACTACATCGGCGTGGCTGAACTTGACCAGATTCGCGAAGAGATCTTCGAACTACAACGATTAGTCGACCAAGCACGAAATGTCAGGGATCGCGCAATCGATTCCAAACTTAATGAGTTAAAGAAGTGTCTAGGTGAAGCCGAGTTTGCAGACTTGAAGGACGGGCGTGGCAAGTTGCTGCTTTTCACCGAGCATCGTGACACGTTGAACTACATTCGCGGCCACCTGGAACAATGGGGATATACAACGTGCGAAATTCATGGTGGTATGAATCCTCACCAGCGGAAGTTTGCGCAAGAGCAATTTAGGACACAATCCCAGGTTTGCGTCGCAACTGAAGCGGCAGGCGAAGGAATCAATCTCCAGTTTTGTCATTTGATGATTAACTACGACATGCCTTGGAACCCGACGCGATTGGAACAACGGCTTGGCCGAATACATCGAATTGGACAAGAACGTGATGTCTACGCATTCAATTTCGTAGCGACAGAGTCGGAATTGGGTGACCCGATCATCGAAGGTCGAATTCTCAGCAGGCTCCTAGAGAAATTGGAACAAATGAACGATGCATTGGGTGGAAGAGTTTTCGATGTCATTGGTGAAGTGCTATCCCTTAACGACGTAAACCTTCCGGAAATTCTTCGTGAAGCTGCTTATGATCCGCGGCGCCTCGATGAGTACATTGATCAAATCGACCGCATAGACCCACATCGATTGAAAGAGTACGAAGAGTCTACCGGCATTGCGTTAGCAAGGAGCTTCGTTGACTTTAAAGATTTTCAGCACAAGAGCCTCGAAGTTGAAGAACGCAGATTGATGCCGCGATATGTTGAATCACACTTCCTGAAAGCTGCAAAGGAAGTAGGACTTCGTGTGGAACAGCGCGCTGACGGACTATTTAGGATCGAACACGTCCTGCAGGATCTTCGGTCAGAACGCCTTCGTTCCGTGGCGAAGGTCGGGAAAGCGGACACACAGTACAAGAAAGTCACCTTTCAGAAAGAGGTACTTGAACAAGACGCCCACTTGGACGCAGTGCTAGTCGGTCCGGGACATCCGCTTTATGCAGCAGTGGATGAAAAGCTGACGGAAAAACTTGCGCCAAGTGTTGGAATGTCCGGTTTCTTTGTGGACCCATTTGCGGCAACCCCGTATCAGCTTCACTTCTTTGAGATCGCGATTAAAGGCAAGGACATCAAGGGGCAGGATACCATATTGCACGGCGAGCTTGTTGCGGTCAAGGAACAAGCAGACAATTTCGAGATTGTACCTTGCGATTCTTTGCTGGACTTGCTGCCACACGAGCACATACCAGAAGCATGGCAAGCATCAAGCACGCAGGGCGCATCTGACTTCTTGAAGAGTGGCTACCAGCTCGAATGTCGTGCTCGGGTTCAATCTGAACGGGAGAAGATTGTCGGCGTGGTTCGAGAATATCTTGCAAACTCGTTCAAAGCGAGAATTCGACGCGCACAAGAACGTTACTACGACCTCTTGCCGCAATCGCGCGAGAATCCTGACTACAAACTTGCAGCAGATGAAGCCTTAAAGCGCGTCGGAGAGTTGGAACGATCTCGTGATGAACGTATGTCAGGACTGGACCGCCTTGCAGTGGCTCGTACAGGCCCCGTGAGACATGTTGCGACAGCGGTTGTTCTAACAGCGGACAGTGATGTGGATGAACAGTTGTCGGCGCTTGCTGACGAACTTGATCCCGACATCCGCAGGAAGAGTGAACTTGCTGCCGAAGATGTAGTTATCGCAGCTCTTATCGCAGAGGGCTTTCCCGAAGACCGAATTCAGCGTGTCGGACATCTGAAGCTGGGGTTCGACATTCGTGCGCACCGAATCAAAGATGCCGAAACAGGCGAGGTGGATGTTCGCCGGATTGAAGTGAAGGGTCGAGTTAAAGGTCAGCCCGTGCGATTGACTACTAATGAGTGGTACAAAGCGCAACAATTAGGTGACACGTACTGGTTATCTGTAGTCTGGAATCCGACGAGTGCAAAACCGGAACATGTCGCTATCAAGAATCCGGGTGTTGTGCTTGATCATGCGAAGCGCGAAATCATGGCTGCACGGTTTTACGAAATATCAGCGGATGCTATCAGAACCGCAATATAA
- a CDS encoding AAA family ATPase has protein sequence MSADQPELFEDSKVDYPAAYLPVANSPLYVSKLTVKNFKRFVNTEITLPQYAVLTGVNNSGKSTILQSISVAFECLRLCVNHTSWQVQTVGRTLSGFDFLPVNEPRDLWHGRKFQSQNTWMPITVRAELSNGFYFETQLNFYFGGLNLKVTDWNKAMGADAIKDALAMSPMLIPGHVELSPHEEYRVPAQIHRHAIAGQLSSILRNALLTLSQVSTGTPSAPGFDFVADAVKRHFGLDVQRVAFDELRDLEIRAPYREGTHDLDIVSAGSGLHQILKICTFIAWRKTSVVLLDEPDAHLHTSLQTQLAGFLQELVRTFGLQVIVSTHSKDLISCSPIESVLPVDPSSTTIKPIDQVEHLLTEYRKLGQLSNLDIALLFQSKRCLFVEGQTDESLLPTLAQKLKKNLFTGANQIVIFPFRGVDKFTMIKDLAELFQRMIGSNLSWYVLRDRDVAPPEMLEHQAGTAKSKGIERFHIWNRYSIENYLIDPSTVRAAVTSAADKAGKTVPSGTEIDTWLWDASEIVYKSTRSDFVEKVQFYYVRNEVGSDMNDSRTKGTNAALAYLDNCKDLQTRIEVLRGTEIFGQFVGILQKHTGLTIRLNDLVDCLTPENAPIELLKFFDELDSLSASNS, from the coding sequence ATGTCAGCTGACCAACCAGAGCTTTTTGAAGACTCTAAGGTGGACTATCCTGCCGCTTACTTGCCTGTAGCGAACAGCCCGCTTTACGTGAGCAAATTGACAGTCAAAAACTTCAAGCGATTTGTTAATACCGAGATAACACTGCCTCAGTATGCTGTTCTGACAGGTGTAAACAACTCGGGCAAGAGTACGATTCTCCAGTCGATCTCTGTGGCATTCGAATGTCTTCGCCTCTGTGTCAACCACACATCGTGGCAGGTACAAACAGTGGGGAGGACATTGTCGGGTTTTGATTTTCTACCCGTAAACGAACCACGCGATCTCTGGCACGGCAGGAAATTTCAAAGTCAGAATACATGGATGCCGATTACCGTGCGAGCGGAATTGTCGAATGGGTTCTATTTTGAGACACAATTGAATTTCTATTTCGGTGGTCTAAACCTAAAAGTGACGGACTGGAACAAGGCGATGGGGGCCGATGCAATAAAAGATGCGTTGGCAATGTCACCAATGCTTATTCCAGGCCATGTTGAACTCTCACCTCACGAAGAGTATCGCGTACCCGCACAGATTCACCGCCATGCTATCGCAGGACAATTATCTTCAATACTCCGTAACGCACTGCTTACTCTTAGCCAGGTATCGACCGGCACGCCTAGTGCTCCTGGGTTCGATTTTGTTGCCGATGCTGTCAAACGACATTTTGGCTTAGATGTGCAGCGAGTGGCTTTCGACGAGCTTCGCGACCTTGAAATTCGCGCTCCATATCGAGAAGGAACGCATGACCTCGACATAGTATCTGCCGGCTCGGGACTTCACCAGATTCTGAAGATCTGTACGTTTATTGCATGGCGAAAAACAAGCGTAGTTTTGCTCGACGAACCTGATGCGCATCTTCACACATCATTGCAAACTCAACTGGCAGGTTTCCTTCAAGAACTCGTGCGAACTTTTGGACTGCAAGTTATTGTGTCAACCCACTCGAAAGACCTGATTTCTTGTTCTCCCATTGAATCAGTATTGCCGGTTGATCCTAGTTCTACGACAATCAAGCCTATCGACCAAGTTGAACACTTGTTAACCGAGTACAGGAAACTTGGACAATTGAGCAATCTCGATATCGCTTTGCTCTTTCAAAGTAAGCGATGCTTGTTTGTTGAGGGTCAAACGGATGAATCTCTATTGCCAACCCTAGCGCAGAAACTAAAGAAAAACCTCTTCACAGGTGCAAATCAAATAGTTATTTTCCCGTTTCGAGGTGTTGACAAGTTCACGATGATTAAAGATCTTGCAGAATTGTTTCAGAGGATGATAGGTAGCAACCTCAGTTGGTACGTTTTGCGTGACAGAGACGTTGCGCCTCCTGAAATGCTTGAACATCAAGCAGGGACAGCAAAATCCAAAGGAATTGAGCGTTTTCACATATGGAATCGCTACTCAATTGAAAACTACCTTATCGATCCTTCTACTGTGCGTGCAGCAGTTACGTCAGCAGCAGACAAGGCCGGGAAAACTGTCCCTTCTGGAACAGAGATAGACACATGGCTTTGGGATGCATCAGAAATTGTATACAAGTCAACACGTTCAGATTTTGTTGAAAAGGTGCAATTTTATTATGTTCGGAACGAAGTAGGATCTGACATGAATGACAGTCGGACAAAGGGAACGAATGCTGCGCTAGCTTACTTAGACAATTGCAAAGACTTGCAAACACGAATTGAAGTTCTTCGCGGAACTGAAATCTTTGGCCAGTTTGTAGGGATTCTTCAAAAACACACTGGTCTCACAATTCGTTTAAATGATTTAGTGGACTGTCTTACACCCGAAAACGCACCTATTGAACTATTGAAGTTTTTCGATGAACTGGATTCATTAAGTGCATCAAATTCATAA
- a CDS encoding DUF1156 domain-containing protein encodes MPNNQGNSPRLIEDYLPIEAISKEASREKSVRKGHISTLHLWWARRPLVACRAAVYGALVPKSRFVPENGPDNKKQSLGRANAAKFVERLCKYPGDPKVIKEAEQHILEAHAERLTEELGKKVTVEDIREGRAPRPKVLDMFAGGGAIPLEALRLGCEAYALDLNPVAHIIELCTLVYPQKYGKPDPNAKGMTGPNGTWGGLADEVRYWGEWVLERVKAEIGDLYPPIPDPAAPTSRVEFGKNQTELAAKGFESKQASLGEETTDEKFLTPVAYLWTRTVTCKNAACGATVPLVRQTWLCKKAKRYVALKMIAPSGAKKVRFEVVEATTEKGLGFDPAGFSRAGNATCPFCGTVADANYVQDCGKGRVVGRQLMAIVAVRPSSRGKVYISSNDLPSQFIPEDAHIQARLTDLLHKTGLELPHEPINPVRPSPNARGMSAVTRHGLLTFADLFTTRQMLVLVSLTEAIAAGEWMCNRDDERGRAISAYLAAMTNKIADYGSTLCRWISQTEATSDTFARHALAMLTDFVELAPFGSTGSNAHSILASQLDAIRSVWSDTNFAEVLRGTATELPSSLERIDAVVTDPPYYDNVPYADISDFFYVWMKRSLGRAYSDHFSSDLTPKKQEVTALSGRFDGDMEKAKSEYERMMFESLSQSSKALKPAGIVTIVYAHKTTLGWATLVDAMRRAGLTVTEAWPLETERSARLLAIETASLGASIFLVARKREGTRTGSYESEVRPQIESIVSERVETLWEMGISGADLVIAAVGAGLKAYTQFARVEKANGEEMPAEGFLAEVEGVVLNYLLKKIFKDARTNVESLDGTARFYVLWRYAYGNADLDAGEAIVMSYGQPVELDGPKGLSNGVNALLAKKKGTYHLRDFTERGDDDKLGLPEGSEPAPLMDVLHRVLWLVEHQPRSLKSYLDQAQPNPEHLRLVAQALAGPALKGNVESTETLVTTTTAEQSALGKLLANWRGLVEQGLFNPAPAQGTLGV; translated from the coding sequence ATGCCCAATAATCAAGGTAACTCCCCTCGCCTAATAGAAGATTACTTGCCGATCGAGGCAATTAGTAAAGAAGCCTCGCGGGAGAAGAGTGTCCGCAAGGGACATATTTCGACTTTGCATTTGTGGTGGGCTAGACGACCTTTGGTTGCTTGTCGCGCTGCCGTGTATGGCGCGCTAGTGCCTAAATCGCGGTTTGTGCCGGAGAACGGTCCGGACAATAAGAAGCAGAGTCTGGGGCGGGCCAATGCCGCGAAATTTGTTGAGCGGCTGTGCAAGTATCCCGGTGATCCGAAGGTTATCAAGGAAGCCGAGCAGCATATTCTGGAAGCGCACGCCGAGCGACTGACTGAAGAGTTAGGCAAGAAGGTCACAGTCGAGGATATTCGCGAGGGGCGCGCACCGAGGCCGAAGGTGCTGGATATGTTTGCAGGCGGTGGAGCAATTCCGTTGGAAGCGTTGCGGCTGGGATGCGAAGCGTATGCGTTGGATTTGAATCCTGTCGCGCACATTATTGAACTGTGCACGCTGGTCTATCCGCAGAAGTACGGCAAGCCTGATCCGAACGCAAAAGGAATGACGGGACCGAACGGCACGTGGGGTGGGCTGGCCGACGAAGTGCGCTACTGGGGGGAGTGGGTGCTTGAACGCGTGAAGGCAGAAATCGGCGACTTATATCCGCCGATACCTGATCCAGCTGCGCCCACGAGTCGAGTGGAATTCGGAAAGAACCAAACCGAGCTTGCGGCCAAGGGGTTTGAAAGCAAGCAGGCAAGTCTTGGTGAAGAGACAACAGACGAGAAGTTCCTGACACCGGTCGCCTATTTGTGGACACGGACAGTGACCTGCAAAAATGCTGCGTGCGGTGCAACGGTTCCGCTCGTGCGTCAGACATGGCTATGCAAGAAGGCGAAGCGCTACGTTGCGCTGAAGATGATTGCGCCGAGCGGAGCGAAGAAGGTGCGCTTTGAAGTTGTGGAAGCGACGACTGAAAAAGGACTGGGGTTTGATCCGGCTGGCTTCAGCAGGGCTGGGAACGCAACCTGCCCCTTCTGTGGAACTGTTGCAGACGCCAATTACGTTCAGGATTGTGGAAAAGGTAGGGTAGTTGGGCGACAGCTAATGGCAATTGTTGCGGTCAGGCCTTCCTCCCGCGGAAAGGTATACATCTCGTCCAATGATTTGCCCAGCCAGTTCATTCCGGAAGACGCACACATTCAAGCTCGACTAACTGACCTTCTACATAAGACTGGCCTGGAACTGCCGCACGAACCAATTAACCCAGTTCGTCCATCACCCAATGCGCGCGGGATGTCTGCCGTAACGCGTCACGGGCTTTTGACCTTCGCTGATCTTTTTACGACGCGACAAATGCTAGTTCTTGTTTCGCTGACGGAAGCAATCGCGGCCGGGGAATGGATGTGCAATCGGGACGATGAACGAGGTCGCGCAATTTCCGCCTACCTTGCCGCAATGACGAACAAAATTGCTGATTACGGTAGTACTCTGTGCAGATGGATAAGCCAAACCGAGGCAACTTCAGATACATTTGCTCGCCATGCGCTGGCGATGTTAACAGACTTCGTTGAGCTGGCGCCATTCGGTTCCACTGGATCGAACGCTCATTCAATTCTCGCATCACAACTGGACGCTATTAGAAGCGTATGGTCGGACACGAACTTTGCGGAAGTTTTAAGAGGAACTGCAACTGAGCTGCCATCATCTTTGGAGAGAATTGACGCTGTAGTTACAGATCCGCCGTACTACGACAACGTTCCGTACGCAGATATCTCGGACTTCTTTTACGTTTGGATGAAACGATCGCTTGGCCGCGCTTACTCGGACCACTTCTCTTCCGATCTAACGCCAAAGAAACAAGAAGTGACAGCTCTTTCAGGACGATTCGACGGCGACATGGAAAAGGCCAAGTCAGAGTACGAGCGTATGATGTTCGAATCGCTTAGCCAATCATCGAAAGCACTTAAGCCAGCAGGAATAGTAACAATTGTGTATGCACACAAGACCACTCTCGGCTGGGCAACCTTGGTTGATGCTATGAGAAGGGCAGGGTTGACTGTCACTGAAGCGTGGCCCTTGGAAACAGAGCGCTCAGCCAGGCTACTCGCCATAGAGACAGCCTCACTCGGTGCTTCGATATTTCTCGTTGCCCGCAAGCGTGAAGGAACTCGTACAGGCTCCTATGAATCCGAAGTACGTCCACAGATTGAATCCATCGTCAGCGAACGCGTCGAGACATTGTGGGAAATGGGAATCAGCGGTGCAGACTTGGTGATTGCGGCGGTCGGAGCAGGTTTGAAAGCCTACACGCAGTTTGCGCGTGTGGAGAAGGCGAACGGCGAAGAGATGCCTGCCGAAGGCTTCTTGGCCGAAGTGGAAGGCGTGGTGCTGAACTACCTGCTGAAGAAGATTTTCAAAGATGCCCGCACCAACGTGGAATCGCTTGATGGCACTGCACGCTTCTATGTGTTGTGGCGCTATGCGTACGGCAACGCTGATCTCGACGCAGGCGAGGCGATTGTCATGAGCTATGGACAACCCGTAGAACTGGACGGTCCGAAAGGACTATCGAACGGTGTCAATGCACTGCTTGCCAAGAAGAAGGGGACGTACCATCTGCGTGACTTCACCGAACGCGGCGACGATGACAAACTGGGTTTGCCGGAAGGCAGCGAACCTGCTCCATTGATGGATGTGCTGCATCGCGTACTGTGGTTGGTCGAGCATCAACCGCGATCCTTGAAATCCTATCTCGACCAAGCGCAGCCCAACCCTGAACACCTACGCCTTGTTGCCCAAGCCCTCGCAGGCCCCGCACTAAAAGGCAACGTCGAATCCACCGAAACACTTGTTACCACGACTACAGCGGAGCAATCTGCACTCGGCAAGCTGCTGGCGAATTGGCGCGGGCTGGTTGAACAGGGGTTATTTAATCCGGCGCCAGCACAAGGGACGTTGGGAGTCTAA
- a CDS encoding terminase, whose product MNRPDFSNYVAHFTKAPQKGFTGKDSAAESQIAAVSGGAIGRLISILTSRTILATNMPWTGLPAVPFTECPWWSLIDHTARYSPYGVGFTKEHLFNSGGAPAIYMRPDHYNKQKYNPGWNPHVDAFVTPYAPKHAFKTAFKNRYAHLNRKGHGTDYSHEREWRVPHNFTFELSAVQFVVVKSHQDVATVVNSIGTGLSQDKFLIMDMYKRIEELWPTHKI is encoded by the coding sequence ATGAATCGACCCGATTTCTCTAACTACGTCGCGCATTTCACGAAAGCTCCACAAAAAGGTTTTACCGGCAAGGATTCAGCAGCCGAGAGTCAGATTGCGGCAGTAAGTGGCGGTGCGATTGGTCGCCTTATTAGCATACTAACGAGTCGAACAATCTTGGCAACCAACATGCCTTGGACTGGCTTACCAGCGGTTCCTTTCACAGAATGTCCGTGGTGGTCATTAATAGACCATACTGCACGGTACTCACCTTACGGTGTCGGGTTCACAAAGGAGCATCTATTTAATTCGGGTGGCGCTCCTGCGATATACATGCGCCCTGATCATTACAATAAACAGAAGTACAATCCGGGCTGGAATCCACATGTGGATGCCTTCGTCACTCCCTATGCGCCCAAACATGCATTCAAAACGGCATTCAAGAACAGATATGCGCATTTGAATCGAAAAGGACACGGGACAGATTATTCTCACGAACGCGAGTGGCGAGTACCACACAATTTTACGTTTGAGTTGTCAGCGGTTCAGTTTGTTGTAGTGAAATCACATCAAGATGTTGCAACGGTAGTCAATTCGATTGGGACAGGATTGAGTCAGGACAAGTTTCTTATCATGGACATGTACAAGCGGATTGAAGAACTCTGGCCAACACACAAGATTTAG